A stretch of Acidobacteriota bacterium DNA encodes these proteins:
- a CDS encoding HNH endonuclease has translation MTGYIANTDRSWFDFLRSQGPQEEVNFWSPSAHSVFRGPVGSPFFFKLKSPDNAIGGYGVVSWADRMPEWLAWECFGQGNGAPNLAAMQAQIERLRKSSDIQGRDSLDQIGCIILSRPVFFPPELWIPQPTDWKKNNLRYAGYDLTTGEGARVWRECQLRVEGLAVVAGADRYGQPVLVAPRLGQGTFRLAVTKAYGGACAMTGEHSLPALEAAHIRPYGDDGEHEVRNGILLRSDMHRLFDRGYMTVTPEHRIEVSRQLKEHFSNGKSYYPLHGTAVALPKRQVDLPDAAFLQWHNEHVFRA, from the coding sequence ATGACCGGCTACATCGCCAACACCGACAGAAGCTGGTTCGACTTCCTCCGATCGCAGGGGCCGCAGGAGGAAGTGAACTTCTGGAGCCCGTCGGCCCACAGCGTCTTCAGAGGCCCTGTTGGGAGTCCGTTCTTCTTCAAGCTGAAGTCTCCCGACAACGCGATCGGCGGATACGGTGTCGTGTCGTGGGCTGACCGGATGCCGGAGTGGCTGGCATGGGAATGTTTTGGGCAAGGCAACGGCGCCCCTAACCTCGCTGCGATGCAGGCCCAGATCGAACGACTCCGAAAGAGCAGCGACATTCAGGGCCGAGACTCCCTCGACCAAATCGGGTGCATCATTCTTTCGCGTCCGGTCTTCTTCCCGCCCGAACTCTGGATTCCACAGCCGACTGATTGGAAGAAGAACAACCTGCGCTACGCGGGCTATGACCTGACGACTGGCGAGGGTGCCCGCGTGTGGCGCGAATGCCAGCTGCGCGTTGAAGGGTTGGCGGTTGTCGCGGGCGCGGACCGATACGGACAGCCGGTGCTGGTGGCACCAAGGCTTGGGCAAGGCACGTTCCGCCTTGCAGTGACAAAGGCTTATGGCGGAGCGTGTGCGATGACGGGGGAGCATTCCTTGCCGGCGCTCGAGGCCGCCCACATCAGGCCGTATGGAGACGACGGCGAGCACGAGGTGCGCAATGGCATCCTGCTTCGATCCGACATGCACAGACTGTTTGACCGCGGATACATGACGGTGACGCCGGAGCACCGAATCGAAGTGAGTCGGCAGTTGAAGGAGCACTTTAGCAACGGCAAGTCGTACTATCCACTGCACGGAACGGCGGTTGCCTTGCCAAAGCGGCAGGTAGATCTACCGGATGCCGCATTTCTCCAGTGGCACAACGAGCACGTGTTCAGGGCATGA
- a CDS encoding DUF3427 domain-containing protein has translation MTAPIAPDSLCPFCAPSTDQVIYESPLVIGMWDGFPVSPGHTLLVPRRHVASWFDATDEEKLALVQAMDWAKAMLEQRFAPHGYNIGINAGRAAGQTIFHLHVHVIPRYEGDVPDPRGGVRHVIPAKGNYLLGATPSAVPPNAKAGVLLTTGGATDPLLPQLKLQLATATNVDIAVAFVMKSGVDLLRSAMAETLSRGGHVRLLTGDYMDATDPVALLQLLDLSPGSGSIARRVYQTTAGWTSGAGLPTAFHPKAYIFRHADGTDTAFVGSSNMSRSALQDGVEWNYRVVESRDEEGFGEIRRAFDALFHDPATTALTNEWVDEYKARRAVRPMAILPDAPAPPAAEPLNIPDPHSIQRDALVALQASRRDGATAGLVVLATGLGKTWLSAFDSREFKRVLFVAHREEILDQAMATYRRIRPEDYLGHYTGDEKHPNANVLFASIQTLSRQTHLDRFPEDHFDYVVIDEFHHASAATYRRLLQHFQPQYLLGLTATPERSDGADLLELCGGNLVFRCDLGQGITRDLLCPFDYFGVPDEVDYTNIPWRSRRFDEEALTTAVATISRADNALEQLNLRGGRRALAFCVSQRHADFMAEFLRRHGKRAAAVHSGPTSDPRTLSLERLQAGELDVVCAVDMFNEGVDLPDLDTVMMLRPTESKILWLQQFGRGLRKASPDKRLAVIDYIGNHRTFLLKPQTLFNLSPGDQNIQNLIEQYQAGTAQIPPGCSVTYDLAAIDILKGLLRSTPTPSEALRIYVQDFVDIHGVRPTALEAYRDGYLPRSVRGNFGSWFGFLRTLKSLAPDHERAAAEAAAFLDALEVTRMTRSFKMVTLLAMLNRDAFPGSIRLDDLVAAVRQVAERQADVFADFGSALATDVSLRAHLKENPVKAWTSGADHDGQPFFTVDDAVFASTVNVPAQSRSALQELTRELVEWRLAEYLARPEVAEGSYLIKVNQANGNPILMPLNRESHPGMPEGWTDFTADRTTYRGNFAKIALNTASRQGAERNELPALLRGWFGADAGAPGTRHQVLLTKAGDTWTMSPTGAGVVSPVLWKSYSREQIPRLFGLEFNTAVWQQGFVPRGDKTFLLVTLDKSTAADQHRYEDRFLSPTEFEWQSQNQTSQDSKPGRSIRDHQALAIEVLLFVRYRSKTKEGKASPFVYCGPVEFMSWDGDGPITVKWRLRQEVPERLRSDFRVPGE, from the coding sequence ATGACGGCCCCCATCGCTCCAGACTCACTGTGCCCGTTCTGTGCGCCCAGCACGGACCAGGTGATCTACGAATCGCCTCTGGTCATCGGGATGTGGGATGGCTTCCCGGTTTCCCCAGGTCACACACTGCTTGTGCCCAGGCGGCATGTCGCCTCATGGTTCGACGCCACTGACGAAGAGAAGCTGGCCCTGGTCCAGGCGATGGACTGGGCGAAGGCAATGCTCGAGCAGCGCTTTGCCCCGCACGGCTACAACATCGGGATCAACGCCGGCCGCGCGGCTGGGCAGACGATCTTCCACCTGCATGTGCACGTGATCCCAAGGTACGAGGGCGACGTTCCCGACCCACGCGGCGGCGTGCGTCACGTCATCCCCGCCAAGGGGAACTACCTGCTCGGCGCCACGCCCAGTGCTGTGCCTCCAAACGCCAAGGCCGGAGTCCTGTTAACGACCGGCGGCGCCACCGATCCGTTGCTCCCTCAGCTGAAGCTTCAGCTGGCAACGGCCACTAACGTCGACATTGCTGTCGCCTTTGTGATGAAGAGCGGCGTTGACCTGCTTCGAAGTGCGATGGCCGAGACGCTCAGTCGCGGCGGCCACGTCCGGCTGCTGACCGGCGACTACATGGACGCCACAGATCCCGTGGCCCTCCTGCAACTCCTTGACCTCTCCCCGGGTTCGGGCTCAATCGCTCGCCGCGTGTATCAGACGACCGCCGGGTGGACCAGTGGGGCCGGCCTGCCCACGGCCTTCCACCCGAAGGCCTACATCTTTCGCCACGCCGATGGCACCGACACGGCATTTGTCGGCAGTTCCAACATGAGCCGGTCTGCACTTCAGGACGGCGTCGAATGGAACTACCGCGTCGTCGAATCTCGTGACGAAGAGGGTTTTGGGGAGATCCGCAGAGCCTTCGACGCCCTCTTTCACGATCCGGCAACGACGGCTCTCACCAATGAATGGGTGGACGAGTACAAGGCGAGGCGTGCGGTTCGGCCCATGGCCATTCTGCCTGACGCACCAGCTCCACCAGCCGCTGAGCCCCTGAACATCCCAGACCCTCATTCCATCCAGCGGGATGCTCTTGTGGCCCTACAAGCCAGCCGGCGCGATGGAGCCACAGCCGGCCTCGTGGTGCTGGCCACGGGTCTTGGCAAGACGTGGCTGAGCGCCTTTGATTCCCGCGAATTCAAGCGCGTCCTGTTTGTTGCGCATCGAGAGGAAATCCTGGACCAGGCGATGGCGACGTATCGTCGCATTCGGCCAGAGGACTATCTCGGTCACTACACCGGCGATGAGAAACATCCCAACGCCAATGTGCTCTTCGCGTCCATTCAAACGCTCAGCCGGCAAACGCATCTCGATCGTTTCCCCGAGGATCATTTCGACTACGTCGTCATCGACGAATTCCATCACGCCTCAGCGGCCACCTATCGGCGGCTGTTGCAGCACTTTCAGCCTCAGTACCTGCTTGGCCTGACGGCCACGCCTGAGCGGAGCGACGGGGCCGACCTGCTTGAGCTCTGCGGCGGCAACCTTGTCTTTCGCTGCGACCTCGGACAGGGCATCACGCGCGACCTTCTGTGCCCGTTCGATTACTTCGGGGTGCCGGACGAAGTTGACTACACCAACATTCCCTGGCGAAGCCGCAGGTTTGACGAAGAAGCTCTCACAACGGCGGTTGCCACCATTTCCCGGGCTGACAATGCGCTTGAGCAGTTGAACCTGCGCGGTGGTCGACGGGCACTTGCGTTCTGCGTATCGCAGCGGCATGCCGACTTCATGGCCGAGTTCCTTCGGCGGCACGGCAAGCGGGCGGCGGCCGTTCACTCCGGCCCCACAAGCGACCCCAGGACACTGTCGCTGGAACGTCTGCAAGCCGGCGAGCTGGATGTCGTCTGCGCGGTGGACATGTTTAATGAAGGCGTCGACCTGCCCGACCTCGATACGGTGATGATGCTCCGGCCAACGGAGTCCAAGATTCTCTGGCTGCAGCAGTTCGGTCGCGGATTGCGAAAGGCGTCGCCCGACAAACGCCTGGCCGTCATCGACTACATCGGCAATCACCGAACGTTCCTGCTGAAGCCTCAGACCCTCTTCAACCTGTCACCGGGCGATCAGAACATCCAGAATCTCATCGAGCAGTACCAGGCCGGCACAGCCCAGATACCGCCAGGCTGTTCGGTGACCTACGACCTGGCGGCCATCGACATTCTCAAGGGCCTTCTGAGGTCTACGCCGACGCCATCAGAAGCACTGCGAATCTACGTGCAAGACTTTGTGGACATCCACGGTGTCCGTCCCACCGCGCTCGAAGCGTACAGGGATGGATATTTGCCTCGGTCAGTGCGAGGGAACTTCGGGTCGTGGTTCGGGTTCCTGAGAACTCTGAAGAGCCTTGCGCCAGATCATGAGCGAGCTGCAGCCGAGGCCGCAGCGTTTCTCGACGCGCTTGAAGTGACTCGGATGACCAGGAGCTTCAAGATGGTCACTCTCCTTGCGATGCTCAATCGGGATGCGTTTCCTGGGTCCATTCGTCTTGATGACCTGGTGGCAGCGGTTCGCCAGGTGGCCGAGCGTCAGGCAGATGTCTTCGCCGATTTCGGCAGTGCGCTCGCCACCGACGTGTCGCTTCGCGCGCACCTCAAGGAGAATCCCGTCAAGGCGTGGACATCCGGCGCCGACCATGACGGCCAGCCCTTCTTCACCGTAGACGACGCGGTGTTTGCATCGACGGTGAATGTCCCCGCCCAGTCTCGGTCGGCACTGCAGGAGCTCACGCGAGAACTCGTGGAGTGGCGCCTTGCGGAGTATCTGGCCAGGCCCGAGGTGGCGGAGGGCAGCTACCTCATCAAGGTCAATCAGGCGAACGGCAACCCCATACTCATGCCGCTCAATCGTGAGAGCCATCCTGGCATGCCTGAGGGATGGACGGACTTCACTGCGGACCGCACGACCTATCGAGGCAACTTCGCGAAGATCGCCCTGAATACCGCATCACGACAGGGAGCCGAGCGCAACGAACTGCCGGCCCTGTTGCGCGGTTGGTTTGGCGCTGATGCCGGCGCGCCGGGCACTCGCCATCAGGTGTTGCTCACCAAGGCTGGCGACACCTGGACGATGTCTCCCACGGGAGCCGGGGTCGTGTCTCCCGTGTTGTGGAAGAGCTACTCCAGGGAACAGATTCCTCGTCTCTTCGGACTGGAGTTCAACACGGCCGTGTGGCAGCAGGGCTTCGTCCCACGGGGCGACAAGACCTTCCTCCTGGTGACGCTCGACAAGAGCACAGCGGCTGACCAGCACAGGTACGAGGATCGCTTCCTGTCGCCCACGGAGTTTGAGTGGCAGAGTCAGAACCAGACGAGCCAAGACAGCAAGCCTGGCCGGTCCATCCGCGACCACCAGGCGCTTGCCATTGAAGTCCTCTTGTTCGTCCGCTATCGCTCGAAGACGAAAGAGGGCAAGGCGAGTCCGTTCGTGTACTGTGGCCCGGTCGAGTTCATGAGCTGGGACGGCGATGGGCCGATCACGGTGAAGTGGCGCCTTCGTCAGGAAGTGCCTGAACGGCTGCGGAGCGACTTTAGGGTGCCTGGGGAGTGA
- a CDS encoding SprT-like domain-containing protein, translating to MSQTITAQLKNEADALARLWSVPSLPDRVSIRLNRRLTTTLARYKRDTRTIEVGVRFLALRSRRSEVLAHELAHAAVHIRHGHGASAHGEEWQALVKAAGVAARAKMTTARVPVAKRTGATSTRYEHRCPVCHMVRIAKRPVTGWRCRACAEVGLDGALDITRTTRAR from the coding sequence GTGAGCCAGACGATTACCGCGCAACTGAAGAACGAAGCGGACGCCCTGGCTCGCCTGTGGTCAGTGCCCTCGCTACCAGACCGCGTCTCAATCCGACTGAATCGCCGGCTCACAACCACACTGGCCCGCTACAAGCGAGATACCAGAACAATTGAAGTCGGCGTCCGGTTCCTCGCCCTTCGGTCGCGCCGGAGCGAAGTGCTGGCACACGAGCTGGCGCACGCCGCCGTACACATTCGACATGGCCACGGCGCATCGGCTCACGGCGAGGAATGGCAAGCCCTGGTGAAGGCGGCTGGAGTGGCGGCTCGAGCGAAGATGACCACTGCCCGAGTCCCCGTCGCCAAGCGAACAGGGGCCACGTCTACGCGATACGAGCACCGTTGCCCGGTGTGCCACATGGTTCGAATCGCAAAGCGACCGGTGACCGGCTGGCGGTGCCGGGCCTGTGCAGAGGTGGGCCTCGATGGCGCGCTCGACATCACGAGGACGACGCGCGCGCGATGA
- a CDS encoding type II toxin-antitoxin system HicA family toxin produces MKVREIIEELESQGWYQVDQTGSHRQFKHPSRQGRVTVAGRESADLTLTTLRSIYRQAGLDWSRRKR; encoded by the coding sequence GTGAAGGTCCGCGAGATTATTGAGGAGTTGGAGTCTCAGGGTTGGTACCAAGTCGACCAGACGGGCAGCCACCGCCAATTCAAACATCCGAGTCGGCAGGGTCGCGTCACTGTTGCAGGGCGGGAGAGTGCCGACCTGACTCTGACCACCCTGCGCAGCATCTATCGCCAAGCCGGTTTAGACTGGAGCAGGAGGAAGCGATGA
- a CDS encoding type II toxin-antitoxin system HicB family antitoxin: MTYAVLIEQGPTSFGATVPDLPGCVAVADTREEAERLIQEAIALHLKGMREDGLPVPRPTTQVATVDVA; encoded by the coding sequence ATGACATACGCCGTGCTCATCGAACAAGGGCCCACCAGCTTCGGGGCCACCGTGCCGGATCTGCCTGGCTGCGTGGCGGTGGCGGATACCCGCGAAGAGGCCGAGCGCTTGATCCAGGAGGCCATCGCCCTCCATCTCAAGGGCATGCGGGAGGACGGTCTCCCAGTGCCTCGACCCACGACCCAAGTGGCCACGGTCGACGTCGCGTAG
- a CDS encoding XRE family transcriptional regulator, with the protein MKKTTRIKVEQSSGNVFADLGFPDPELERFKATLMLQIYRIITARKLTQAEAGKVLGIRQPNVSRLMRGSTGAYSVERLIEFLTALGQDVEVVITPTRKKQGAMSVVVAT; encoded by the coding sequence ATGAAGAAGACCACCCGAATCAAAGTTGAACAGAGCAGTGGGAACGTCTTCGCTGATCTTGGCTTCCCTGACCCCGAACTTGAGCGCTTCAAGGCCACGCTCATGCTGCAGATCTATCGCATCATCACGGCGCGAAAGCTGACCCAGGCAGAGGCGGGCAAAGTGCTGGGGATCAGGCAGCCCAACGTGTCTCGATTGATGCGTGGCAGTACGGGCGCCTACTCGGTGGAGCGTCTGATTGAATTCCTGACCGCCCTTGGCCAGGACGTCGAGGTCGTCATCACGCCGACGCGCAAGAAACAGGGCGCCATGTCCGTCGTCGTCGCGACCTGA
- a CDS encoding UPF0149 family protein — protein sequence MPNQDRQTDRAALAAFLADPERPVGTLTYHELQGFLFAVAAAPELVPPSEWIVEIFAGAAPAFDDHAEADTVLRALTTVYNDINTSVAAGHAVLPADCPFRDDVLANFDADAPISLWARGFLDGHDWLAELWEPYILPEVDNDFGIQLMVLTFFASPKLAKAYAKELRRRNLREVAEAMREGFPDVLADYARLGRAIDQALLKPVTATHD from the coding sequence ATGCCGAATCAGGACCGACAGACTGACCGCGCCGCGCTTGCCGCGTTTCTCGCTGATCCAGAGCGGCCTGTCGGCACTCTGACGTATCACGAACTGCAAGGTTTTCTGTTCGCGGTCGCTGCGGCGCCGGAACTAGTGCCTCCATCCGAGTGGATAGTCGAAATCTTTGCCGGTGCCGCCCCTGCGTTCGACGACCATGCCGAGGCGGACACCGTCCTGCGGGCATTAACGACGGTCTACAACGACATCAATACCTCGGTCGCGGCCGGGCACGCGGTGCTGCCGGCTGACTGCCCGTTCCGAGATGATGTGCTGGCCAATTTCGACGCGGATGCGCCAATCTCGTTGTGGGCGCGCGGTTTCCTTGACGGGCATGACTGGCTGGCGGAACTGTGGGAACCCTACATCCTGCCAGAGGTAGACAACGACTTCGGCATTCAACTGATGGTGCTGACGTTTTTTGCCTCGCCGAAGCTGGCGAAAGCGTATGCCAAGGAGCTGCGTCGGCGTAATCTCCGCGAGGTGGCAGAGGCGATGCGCGAAGGGTTTCCGGACGTGCTTGCGGACTATGCGCGACTCGGCCGTGCGATCGACCAGGCGCTTCTCAAGCCGGTCACAGCCACGCACGATTGA
- a CDS encoding helix-turn-helix domain-containing protein, which translates to MVTAKRSRNIGLEILEGIRQLKRGKHGRITNVPSVAAVRETTGLSQSRFAELLGVSVRTLQEWEQGRRAPSGAARTLLMIAAKNPRALLDVA; encoded by the coding sequence ATGGTGACAGCTAAGCGTTCGCGAAACATCGGTCTGGAAATCCTCGAAGGCATTCGTCAGCTCAAGCGCGGTAAGCACGGACGCATCACAAACGTGCCCTCGGTGGCCGCGGTTCGGGAGACGACGGGGCTGTCGCAGTCCCGCTTCGCCGAACTCCTGGGCGTGTCGGTGCGAACGCTCCAGGAGTGGGAACAGGGCCGCCGGGCACCGTCTGGCGCCGCTCGGACGTTGCTGATGATCGCCGCGAAGAACCCTCGCGCACTGCTCGACGTGGCTTGA
- a CDS encoding type II toxin-antitoxin system VapC family toxin — MKPKVYVETTVVSYLTAFPSRDLLLAAHQQVTRDWWAGRAAFSLFVSQFVWDEASAGAAAAAERRLAVLRELPFLDLTNETTTLAAELLRLGGVPQAAKIDALHIAVAAAHGMDYLVSWNCTHIANATMRGRIETICRAAGFIPPLICTPLELAKEQAP; from the coding sequence ATGAAGCCAAAGGTGTACGTGGAAACAACCGTCGTCAGTTACCTCACGGCGTTTCCGAGTCGCGACCTGCTACTGGCAGCGCATCAGCAGGTGACGCGAGACTGGTGGGCCGGCCGCGCTGCGTTTTCCCTCTTCGTCTCCCAGTTCGTGTGGGACGAGGCCTCCGCCGGCGCCGCTGCGGCAGCTGAGCGTCGCCTGGCGGTTCTTCGGGAACTCCCATTTCTCGATCTCACGAACGAGACGACCACGCTGGCGGCTGAACTCCTCCGACTGGGTGGGGTGCCGCAGGCCGCGAAAATTGATGCCCTCCACATCGCCGTGGCGGCCGCTCACGGGATGGACTATCTTGTGAGTTGGAACTGCACCCACATCGCAAATGCCACGATGCGTGGACGGATCGAAACCATCTGCCGGGCCGCGGGGTTTATTCCACCGCTGATTTGTACGCCCCTTGAGCTGGCGAAGGAGCAAGCGCCATGA
- a CDS encoding XRE family transcriptional regulator, translated as MTRVSRKPGRATTDVFRDLGFSSEESKNLAMRSELMIRLSRVIEDKGLTQAQAATVFGVSQPRVSDLVTGKIDRFSVDTLIAMLGHAGLRVQLRIWAEAG; from the coding sequence ATGACACGAGTAAGCAGGAAGCCAGGGCGGGCGACTACAGACGTGTTTCGTGATCTGGGCTTCTCATCGGAGGAGTCCAAGAACCTGGCGATGAGGTCGGAACTCATGATTCGCTTGAGCCGCGTCATCGAGGACAAGGGACTGACCCAGGCCCAGGCGGCCACCGTGTTTGGCGTCAGCCAGCCGAGGGTGAGCGACCTGGTGACGGGAAAAATCGACCGGTTCAGTGTCGACACCCTCATCGCCATGCTCGGCCACGCCGGACTTCGGGTCCAACTGCGGATATGGGCTGAGGCTGGCTAG
- a CDS encoding type II toxin-antitoxin system HicB family antitoxin: MTYAVLIEKGPTSFGATVPDLPGCVAVADTREEAERLIQEAIAEHLKGMREDGIAVPPPVTQVATVTVG; this comes from the coding sequence ATGACCTACGCCGTTCTCATCGAGAAGGGACCCACCAGTTTCGGGGCGACGGTGCCGGACTTACCGGGTTGCGTGGCTGTCGCCGATACGCGCGAAGAAGCCGAACGTCTAATCCAAGAGGCCATCGCCGAGCACCTGAAAGGTATGCGCGAAGACGGTATTGCCGTGCCTCCGCCCGTGACCCAAGTGGCAACGGTCACGGTCGGCTGA
- a CDS encoding addiction module protein encodes MTSRAQSVLQQALTLPADERADVAAELLASLTDDSVPISDWHREVLEERLAELAANPTAGRSWDAVRADLTRTSTSK; translated from the coding sequence ATGACCTCGCGAGCCCAATCCGTGCTTCAACAGGCATTGACCCTGCCCGCCGACGAGCGCGCCGATGTGGCGGCCGAGTTACTCGCGAGCCTGACGGACGACTCGGTCCCGATCTCCGACTGGCACCGGGAAGTACTTGAGGAACGGCTGGCCGAGCTGGCCGCCAATCCTACCGCCGGCAGATCCTGGGATGCCGTGCGCGCCGACCTCACTCGAACCTCAACCAGCAAGTAG
- a CDS encoding MerR family transcriptional regulator: MDSAKTFTLDEIAALAELPRRTVRYYIQCGLIDRPQGIGKGASYTHHHVEQLLVVRKWQLAGLSLERIREVLEAPTSGVLPPAPRRAGTVEVWSHLVVADGVEVTLEPGRAGLTPEQVRAFFRAVTRAYQQLHESEDKE, translated from the coding sequence GTGGATAGCGCGAAGACCTTCACCCTGGACGAAATCGCCGCCCTGGCCGAGCTGCCGCGGCGGACGGTGCGGTATTACATCCAGTGCGGCCTGATCGATCGCCCGCAGGGCATCGGCAAGGGCGCCTCCTACACCCACCACCACGTCGAACAACTCCTGGTCGTACGCAAGTGGCAACTGGCCGGGCTGTCGCTGGAACGGATTCGCGAAGTCCTCGAAGCGCCCACAAGCGGCGTGCTGCCACCGGCACCGCGGCGCGCGGGCACGGTGGAAGTCTGGAGCCATCTGGTGGTGGCCGACGGCGTGGAGGTGACCCTTGAACCGGGTCGAGCCGGACTGACCCCGGAACAAGTGCGCGCATTCTTCCGCGCGGTCACGCGCGCGTACCAACAACTTCACGAGAGCGAGGACAAGGAATGA
- a CDS encoding VWA domain-containing protein, whose product MVTLTSLPDRTEIALKRGEAVMDRDFILTVKAPQSTRSFAMSGADGDGTAAIASFQPLFPGLRQPRALNLAIVIDCSGSMQGDSITQARLALDGILRALQPRDRVAIVAFGEKTKVLSDRLLPCNEINLAAARQFAAELQADMGGTEISHALDVARAATMDSEQADLFVVTDGEVSAWEGVVGQARHWKRRVFTVGVGNSVTEAFVRQLAEVTGGACELVSPQEGMADRVIRHFERMRAPHAKRVVVHWPEGAHGMTPKQFGAVFEGDTVMASAQFSRAVVAGAVALEIETDDGDVFRQEVAMAPAAQSAESAGGISTVARLAASARLGEPGPADPANTAVRYQLISDWTNWLVIAERAEGEKAQGIPAIRKVQQTMAAGWGGVGSVMSRRLQVPMMDLADEACMLIEPTMSAPSPRKPMVASATASKLRKLFTRAPRDRRPKAFRLLLDLIESDPSRLDPHRALQLLHDAGLLDECQDLLQRAASLRLDPEVIAALFLARLVGGPLREFLSPSAQRGAASLQDYAEEWLMRIAASRDLFAQVEQRVHDLSATPAGRRSS is encoded by the coding sequence ATGGTGACGCTCACGTCGCTGCCCGACCGCACGGAAATTGCGCTGAAGCGGGGCGAGGCCGTGATGGATCGCGACTTCATTCTCACCGTGAAGGCTCCCCAGTCCACACGCAGCTTCGCGATGAGCGGCGCAGACGGTGACGGCACCGCCGCGATCGCCAGCTTCCAACCGCTGTTCCCAGGTCTGCGACAGCCGCGCGCGCTGAACCTCGCGATCGTGATCGACTGTTCCGGATCGATGCAAGGCGACTCCATCACACAGGCCAGGCTCGCGTTGGACGGCATTCTGCGCGCCCTGCAACCGCGCGACCGAGTGGCCATCGTGGCCTTCGGCGAAAAAACCAAAGTCCTCTCGGATCGGTTGCTTCCGTGCAACGAGATCAATCTTGCCGCCGCCAGGCAATTTGCCGCAGAACTTCAGGCGGATATGGGCGGCACTGAAATCAGCCACGCACTTGATGTGGCTCGTGCGGCGACGATGGATTCGGAGCAGGCGGATTTGTTCGTGGTCACCGATGGGGAAGTGTCAGCGTGGGAAGGGGTCGTGGGGCAGGCCAGACACTGGAAACGACGGGTGTTTACGGTGGGCGTCGGGAACTCGGTCACCGAGGCGTTTGTGCGACAGTTGGCCGAAGTCACCGGCGGCGCGTGTGAACTGGTGTCGCCGCAGGAGGGGATGGCGGACCGCGTGATTCGCCACTTCGAGCGCATGCGGGCGCCGCACGCGAAACGCGTGGTGGTGCACTGGCCCGAGGGCGCGCATGGCATGACCCCGAAGCAATTTGGCGCCGTCTTCGAGGGCGACACCGTGATGGCCAGCGCGCAGTTCAGCCGCGCTGTTGTTGCCGGCGCTGTGGCGCTGGAGATCGAAACAGACGACGGCGACGTGTTCCGCCAGGAAGTGGCGATGGCGCCGGCCGCACAGTCAGCGGAGTCTGCGGGGGGCATCTCGACCGTGGCTCGACTCGCGGCGTCAGCGCGGCTGGGTGAACCGGGGCCTGCAGACCCGGCGAACACTGCGGTCCGTTATCAACTGATCAGTGACTGGACCAACTGGCTCGTCATCGCCGAGCGGGCTGAGGGCGAGAAGGCACAGGGCATCCCCGCGATCCGCAAGGTGCAGCAGACGATGGCGGCTGGGTGGGGTGGGGTTGGGTCGGTGATGTCTCGGCGGTTGCAGGTGCCGATGATGGATTTGGCCGACGAGGCTTGCATGCTCATCGAGCCGACCATGAGCGCCCCAAGTCCCCGGAAGCCAATGGTGGCTTCTGCGACGGCTTCCAAGCTTCGCAAGCTGTTCACGAGGGCCCCGCGTGACCGCCGGCCGAAGGCGTTCCGCCTGCTTCTGGATTTGATCGAGAGCGATCCGTCCAGGCTGGATCCGCATCGCGCGCTCCAATTGCTGCACGACGCCGGCCTCTTGGACGAATGCCAGGACTTGCTGCAACGTGCCGCCAGTCTCCGCCTGGACCCCGAAGTCATCGCTGCGCTCTTCCTGGCTCGCCTGGTTGGTGGTCCACTGCGGGAGTTCCTGTCGCCATCGGCGCAACGTGGCGCCGCCTCGCTTCAGGACTACGCCGAGGAATGGCTCATGCGCATCGCTGCGAGCCGAGACCTCTTCGCGCAAGTCGAGCAACGGGTGCACGACCTGAGCGCCACCCCGGCCGGGCGGCGGTCCTCGTAG